A section of the Streptomyces sp. Je 1-369 genome encodes:
- a CDS encoding DUF1003 domain-containing protein: MAADRDRENRPEARTPRFRLDQPRPPRNRLLPDYDPEAFGRLSERIARFLGTGRFIVWMTVVIIMWVVWNIAAPDHLRFDQYPFIFLTLMLSLQASYAAPLILLAQNRQDDRDRVNLEQDRKQNERSIADTEYLTREIASLRMGLGEVATRDWIRSELQDLVKELEEQRALFPSERSRRSDVGDR, translated from the coding sequence ATGGCGGCTGACCGCGACCGCGAGAACCGTCCCGAAGCGCGGACCCCGCGCTTCCGTCTGGACCAGCCCAGGCCCCCGCGCAACAGGCTCCTGCCCGACTACGACCCGGAGGCCTTCGGGCGCCTCTCGGAGCGCATCGCGCGGTTCCTGGGCACCGGCAGGTTCATCGTCTGGATGACGGTCGTCATCATCATGTGGGTGGTGTGGAACATCGCCGCCCCCGACCACCTGCGCTTCGACCAGTACCCGTTCATCTTCCTGACGCTGATGCTGTCCTTGCAGGCGTCGTACGCCGCCCCGCTGATCCTCCTCGCACAGAACCGCCAGGACGACCGCGACCGCGTCAACCTCGAACAGGACCGCAAGCAGAACGAGCGGTCCATCGCGGACACCGAGTACCTCACGCGCGAGATCGCCTCGCTGCGCATGGGCCTCGGCGAGGTGGCCACCCGCGACTGGATCCGCTCCGAGCTCCAAGACCTGGTCAAGGAGCTGGAGGAGCAGCGCGCCCTGTTCCCGTCGGAGCGCTCGCGCAGAAGTGACGTAGGCGACCGCTGA
- a CDS encoding magnesium transporter MgtE N-terminal domain-containing protein, with amino-acid sequence MAAGAPRVFVSHLSGTPVFDPNGDQVGRVRDLVAMLRVGRRPPRLLGLVVELATRRRIFLPMTRVTGIESGQVITTGVLNVRRFEQRPTERLVLGEMLDRRVRLVETGDEVTVLDVSIQQLPARRDWEIDRVFARKGKAGTFRRKGETLTVDWSAVDGFSLEEHGQGAESLLATFEQLRPADLANVLHHLTPKRRTEVAAALDDDRLADVLEELPEDDQIEILGKLKEERAADVLEAMDPDDAADLLAELPEEDKERLLTLMQPGDAADVRRLMAYEERTAGGMMTTEPIVLRPDATVADALARVRQQDLSPALAAQVYVCRPPDETPTGKYLGTVHFQRLLRDPPYTLVGSILDDDLLPLAPGTTLPAVAGYFATYDMVAAPVVDESGSLLGAITVDDVLDHMLPDDWRETEFHLEEEGAGHGG; translated from the coding sequence ATGGCGGCAGGTGCCCCCAGGGTCTTCGTCTCACACCTTTCCGGCACCCCCGTCTTCGACCCGAACGGCGACCAGGTGGGCCGGGTGCGCGATCTGGTGGCGATGCTGCGGGTCGGCAGACGGCCGCCCCGGCTCCTCGGGCTCGTCGTCGAGCTCGCGACCCGGCGCCGCATCTTCCTGCCGATGACCCGCGTCACCGGCATCGAGTCGGGCCAGGTCATCACCACCGGCGTCCTGAACGTGCGGCGCTTCGAGCAGCGGCCCACCGAGCGGCTCGTCCTCGGTGAGATGCTCGACCGGCGGGTGCGGCTCGTCGAGACGGGTGACGAGGTCACCGTCCTCGACGTATCGATTCAGCAGCTGCCCGCCCGGCGCGACTGGGAGATCGACCGGGTCTTCGCACGGAAGGGCAAGGCCGGCACGTTCCGGCGCAAGGGCGAGACGCTCACCGTCGACTGGTCCGCCGTGGACGGCTTCTCCCTGGAGGAGCACGGGCAGGGCGCGGAGAGCCTCCTGGCCACCTTCGAGCAGCTGCGCCCCGCCGACCTCGCCAACGTCCTGCACCACCTCACCCCCAAGCGGCGGACCGAGGTGGCCGCCGCCCTCGACGACGACCGGCTCGCCGACGTCCTGGAGGAGCTCCCCGAGGACGACCAGATCGAGATCCTCGGGAAGCTCAAGGAGGAGCGCGCGGCCGACGTCCTGGAGGCCATGGACCCGGACGACGCGGCCGACCTCCTGGCCGAGCTGCCCGAGGAGGACAAGGAACGGCTGCTGACCCTGATGCAGCCCGGCGACGCGGCGGACGTGCGGCGCCTGATGGCGTACGAGGAGCGGACCGCCGGCGGCATGATGACCACCGAGCCGATCGTGCTGCGGCCCGACGCGACGGTCGCCGACGCGCTCGCCCGGGTGCGGCAGCAGGACCTCTCCCCGGCGCTCGCCGCGCAGGTGTACGTGTGCCGCCCGCCGGACGAGACGCCGACGGGCAAGTACCTGGGCACCGTGCACTTCCAACGGCTGCTGCGCGATCCCCCGTACACGCTGGTCGGCTCGATCCTGGACGACGATCTGCTGCCGCTCGCGCCCGGCACGACGCTGCCGGCCGTCGCCGGGTACTTCGCGACGTATGACATGGTGGCGGCCCCGGTCGTCGACGAGAGCGGCTCGCTGCTCGGCGCGATCACGGTCGACGACGTGCTCGACCACATGCTGCCGGACGACTGGCGCGAGACGGAGTTCCACCTGGAGGAGGAAGGGGCGGGCCATGGCGGCTGA
- a CDS encoding magnesium and cobalt transport protein CorA has translation MSMIRDLRAAVRPSLRKDGTAYPSSPASYDTYDATRDAASAVVDCAVYRDGRRLECTDALTPHEAMLEVRRRGGFAWIGLHEPTEAEFAGIAAEFGLHPLAVEDAVHAHQRPKLERYDDTLFTVFKTIHYVEHTELTATSEVVETGEVMCFTGRDFFITVRHGGHGSLRALRRRLQEDPELLGKGPSAVLHTIADHVVDGYIAVADAMQDDIDDVESEVFSAPSKGKGTSRGVDAGRIYQLKREVLEFKRAVSPLLRPMLLLSERPMRLVDPDIQKYFRDVADHLTRVQEQVIGFDELLNSILQANLAQAAVAQNEDMRKITSWAAIIAVPTAVCGVYGMNFEHMPELHWRYGYPMVLALIGGVCFAIHRTLKRNGWL, from the coding sequence ATGTCGATGATCCGCGACCTTCGTGCCGCCGTCCGCCCCTCGCTGCGCAAGGACGGCACCGCCTACCCTTCCTCCCCCGCGTCGTACGACACCTACGACGCCACCCGTGACGCCGCGTCCGCCGTCGTCGACTGCGCCGTCTACCGCGACGGGCGCCGTCTGGAGTGCACCGACGCCCTCACCCCGCACGAGGCGATGCTCGAGGTGCGCCGCCGGGGCGGCTTCGCCTGGATCGGCCTGCACGAGCCGACCGAGGCCGAATTCGCCGGTATCGCAGCCGAGTTCGGGCTGCACCCGCTCGCCGTCGAGGACGCCGTCCACGCCCATCAGCGGCCCAAGCTGGAGCGGTACGACGACACGCTGTTCACCGTCTTCAAGACCATCCACTACGTGGAGCACACCGAACTCACCGCCACCAGCGAGGTCGTGGAGACCGGCGAGGTGATGTGCTTCACCGGCCGGGACTTCTTCATCACCGTCCGGCACGGCGGCCACGGCTCCCTGCGCGCCCTGCGCCGCCGTCTCCAGGAGGACCCCGAGCTGCTCGGCAAGGGCCCCTCCGCCGTCCTGCACACCATCGCCGACCACGTCGTCGACGGGTACATCGCGGTCGCCGACGCCATGCAGGACGACATCGACGACGTGGAGAGCGAGGTGTTCTCCGCGCCGAGCAAGGGCAAGGGGACCTCGCGCGGCGTCGACGCCGGGCGGATCTACCAGCTCAAGCGCGAGGTCCTGGAGTTCAAGCGGGCCGTGTCCCCGCTGCTGCGGCCCATGCTGCTGCTCAGTGAGCGGCCGATGCGGCTCGTCGACCCCGACATCCAGAAGTACTTCCGTGACGTCGCCGACCACCTCACGCGCGTCCAGGAACAGGTCATCGGCTTCGACGAGCTCCTCAACTCGATCCTCCAGGCCAACCTCGCGCAGGCCGCCGTCGCGCAGAACGAGGACATGCGCAAGATCACCTCGTGGGCGGCGATCATCGCCGTCCCGACGGCCGTCTGCGGCGTCTACGGCATGAACTTCGAGCACATGCCCGAGCTGCACTGGCGGTACGGCTACCCGATGGTGCTCGCCCTCATCGGCGGCGTCTGCTTCGCGATCCACCGGACCCTGAAGCGCAACGGCTGGCTGTGA
- a CDS encoding suppressor of fused domain protein, with amino-acid sequence MADVLALVEARLLTGLGEPDARAAVTFLGTDRVEVLRFTDGDVVRYATLGMSAQPMADPTAALADPVKGPRAELVLSVRGGLADTDKVLRPLAVLAASPVVEGLIVAPGASLDVGEPLWPGAPFTSVLVAESGGLVEDLALDEPMDPVRFLPLLPMTPNEAAWKRVHGAAALQERWLNSGTDLRDPLRKSVSLD; translated from the coding sequence ATGGCTGATGTTCTTGCGCTGGTCGAGGCCCGTCTCCTCACCGGCCTGGGGGAACCCGACGCGCGTGCCGCGGTGACCTTCCTCGGGACCGACCGCGTCGAAGTGCTGCGGTTCACGGACGGCGACGTGGTGCGCTACGCCACGCTCGGGATGTCGGCCCAGCCGATGGCCGACCCGACCGCCGCGCTGGCCGACCCGGTCAAGGGGCCGCGCGCCGAGCTGGTGCTCTCGGTACGAGGGGGGCTCGCCGACACGGACAAGGTGCTGCGGCCGCTCGCCGTCCTCGCCGCCTCGCCGGTGGTCGAGGGGCTGATCGTGGCGCCCGGCGCATCGCTGGACGTGGGCGAACCGCTGTGGCCGGGCGCCCCGTTCACCTCGGTGCTCGTGGCGGAGTCCGGCGGTCTGGTCGAGGACCTCGCGCTGGACGAGCCCATGGATCCCGTACGGTTCCTGCCGCTGCTCCCCATGACGCCGAACGAGGCGGCATGGAAGCGGGTGCACGGCGCGGCCGCCCTCCAGGAGCGCTGGCTGAACAGCGGAACGGACCTGCGCGATCCACTGCGCAAGTCCGTGTCCCTGGACTGA
- a CDS encoding MFS transporter, translating to MNSSTGGPAEGDPFDAGAGSLLRQPKAVWATAGASVVAFMGIGLVDPILPSIAKGLDASASQVSLLFTSYFLITAVAMLVTGFVSSRIGGKKTLLLGLALVVVFAALSGTSGSVGELVGFRAGWGLGNALFVSTALAVIVGAAAGGSAAAILLYESALGLGMACGPLVGALLGDASWRYPFFGTAALMAVGFLCITAFLKEQPKPARKTSLLDPVKALGHGGLASAAASAFFYNYTFFTVLAFTPFVLNMSPYKSGAVFFAWGVLLAVFSVLVAPRLQARFGSLKVLGGSLVLLAADVLVLGYGNHTVAVVCTILSGAFIGVNNTVYTELALGVSDAPRPVASAGYNFVRWFAAAAAPFFAPKIEEWSNIHIPFVVAAVTAVLGAVVVWVRRNALTHEAEELEPKHATEDSVTVFAN from the coding sequence ATGAACAGCAGCACAGGGGGTCCCGCCGAAGGGGACCCGTTCGACGCCGGGGCGGGCAGCCTGCTGCGGCAGCCGAAGGCCGTCTGGGCGACGGCCGGCGCGTCCGTCGTGGCGTTCATGGGCATCGGACTCGTCGACCCGATCCTGCCCTCCATCGCCAAGGGCCTGGACGCGAGCGCGAGCCAGGTGTCCCTCCTCTTCACCTCGTACTTCCTGATCACCGCCGTCGCGATGCTGGTCACCGGCTTCGTCTCCAGCCGCATCGGCGGCAAGAAGACCCTGCTGCTCGGCCTCGCACTCGTCGTGGTCTTCGCGGCCCTCTCCGGCACGTCGGGATCGGTCGGCGAGCTCGTCGGCTTCCGGGCGGGCTGGGGGCTCGGCAACGCGCTCTTCGTCTCGACCGCCCTCGCCGTCATCGTCGGCGCCGCGGCCGGCGGCAGCGCGGCCGCGATCCTGCTCTACGAGTCGGCGCTCGGCCTCGGCATGGCCTGCGGCCCGCTGGTCGGCGCCCTGCTCGGCGACGCCAGCTGGCGCTATCCGTTCTTCGGCACCGCGGCCCTGATGGCGGTCGGTTTCCTCTGCATCACCGCGTTCCTCAAGGAACAGCCGAAGCCCGCGAGGAAGACGTCCCTGCTCGACCCGGTCAAGGCGCTCGGCCACGGCGGGCTCGCCTCCGCGGCCGCCTCCGCCTTCTTCTACAACTACACGTTCTTCACCGTGCTGGCCTTCACGCCGTTCGTGCTGAACATGTCCCCGTACAAATCGGGCGCGGTGTTCTTCGCCTGGGGCGTGCTCCTCGCGGTGTTCTCCGTCCTTGTGGCGCCGCGGCTGCAGGCGCGGTTCGGCTCGCTGAAGGTGCTCGGCGGCTCCCTGGTGCTGCTCGCCGCCGACGTCCTGGTGCTCGGCTACGGCAACCACACGGTCGCTGTCGTCTGCACCATCCTGTCCGGCGCATTCATCGGCGTGAACAACACGGTGTACACGGAGCTCGCCCTCGGGGTCTCCGACGCGCCGCGCCCGGTGGCCAGCGCCGGCTACAACTTCGTCCGCTGGTTCGCGGCCGCCGCCGCGCCGTTCTTCGCGCCGAAGATCGAGGAGTGGAGCAACATCCACATCCCGTTCGTGGTCGCGGCCGTCACGGCGGTGCTCGGCGCGGTCGTGGTGTGGGTACGCAGGAACGCCCTCACGCACGAAGCCGAAGAACTGGAACCGAAGCACGCCACCGAGGACAGCGTCACGGTCTTCGCCAACTGA
- a CDS encoding DUF6758 family protein, whose amino-acid sequence MRGEPSCPKCGGRVRAPGLFADSWQCDVHGTVHPLQPVIPPSVEAVQVVVHRTQVPVWMPWPLPVGWLFTGVACAGDDRSGGRATAVACSGPAPLGGVGELVLVAEELGVGLGARYAGIDGPDPGPHMSVEKPPQTKVLAAGRPTPMWHVSGTPDDRAVFAGEARGLWLWAIAWPEQSGLLMYDELVLTDLRDAGAEVDLLPCGALSPRLLTP is encoded by the coding sequence ATGAGGGGCGAACCCAGTTGCCCGAAGTGTGGTGGCCGGGTCAGGGCTCCCGGTCTCTTTGCCGACTCCTGGCAGTGCGACGTGCACGGCACGGTGCACCCGCTGCAACCCGTGATCCCGCCCAGCGTCGAGGCCGTCCAGGTCGTGGTGCACCGCACGCAGGTCCCGGTGTGGATGCCGTGGCCGCTGCCGGTCGGCTGGCTCTTCACGGGCGTGGCCTGCGCGGGCGACGACCGGAGCGGTGGCCGTGCGACGGCCGTTGCCTGCTCGGGTCCCGCGCCGCTCGGCGGCGTCGGTGAGCTGGTGCTCGTCGCCGAGGAGCTCGGTGTCGGGCTCGGCGCGCGGTACGCCGGTATCGACGGCCCCGACCCGGGCCCCCACATGAGCGTCGAGAAACCGCCGCAGACCAAGGTGCTCGCCGCCGGACGGCCGACACCGATGTGGCACGTCTCCGGGACACCGGACGACCGCGCCGTCTTCGCGGGGGAGGCGCGCGGCCTGTGGTTGTGGGCCATCGCGTGGCCGGAGCAGTCGGGCCTGCTCATGTACGACGAGCTGGTCCTCACGGATCTGCGGGACGCGGGCGCGGAGGTGGACCTGCTGCCGTGCGGGGCGCTGTCGCCGCGACTGCTCACGCCGTGA
- a CDS encoding PHP domain-containing protein, producing the protein MRIDLHTHSTASDGTDTPAELVRNAAAAGLDVVALTDHDTTRGYAEAKKALSELSTGLTLVTGAELSFKLNGMGLHMLAYLFDPEEPELARECELVRDDRVPRAKAMIEKLQGLGVPVTWEQVARIAGDGSVGRPHIAEALVDLGVVPTVSDAFTAEWLADGGRAFADKHELDPFDAIRLVKAAGGVTVLAHPGAVKRGKIVPESVMADLAAAGLDGIEVDHMDHTPETRTRLRALAGDLGLLVTGSSDYHGSRKTCVLGEFTTDPEIYGEITRRATGAFPVPGAGGRPAA; encoded by the coding sequence GTGCGCATCGATCTGCACACCCACTCCACCGCGTCCGACGGCACGGACACCCCGGCCGAGCTGGTCCGCAACGCCGCGGCCGCGGGTCTCGACGTCGTCGCGCTGACCGACCACGACACCACCCGGGGATACGCCGAGGCGAAGAAGGCCCTGAGCGAGCTGTCGACGGGTCTGACCCTGGTGACCGGCGCCGAACTCTCCTTCAAGCTCAACGGCATGGGCCTGCACATGCTGGCCTACCTCTTCGACCCCGAGGAGCCGGAGCTCGCCCGCGAATGCGAGCTGGTCCGCGACGACCGGGTGCCGCGCGCGAAGGCGATGATCGAGAAGTTGCAGGGCCTCGGCGTACCCGTGACCTGGGAGCAGGTCGCGCGCATCGCGGGCGACGGCTCCGTGGGACGCCCGCACATCGCCGAGGCGCTCGTCGACCTCGGCGTCGTGCCCACCGTCTCCGACGCCTTCACGGCCGAGTGGCTCGCCGACGGCGGCCGCGCGTTCGCCGACAAGCACGAACTCGACCCCTTCGACGCGATCCGCCTGGTCAAGGCGGCCGGCGGCGTCACCGTCCTCGCGCACCCCGGCGCCGTCAAGCGCGGCAAGATCGTGCCGGAGAGCGTGATGGCCGACCTCGCGGCGGCCGGCCTCGACGGCATCGAGGTCGACCACATGGACCACACGCCCGAGACCCGCACCCGGCTCCGTGCCCTCGCGGGCGACCTGGGCCTGCTGGTCACCGGCTCAAGCGACTACCACGGCAGCCGCAAGACCTGCGTACTCGGCGAGTTCACCACGGACCCCGAGATCTACGGCGAGATCACGCGCCGGGCCACGGGCGCGTTCCCGGTGCCCGGAGCCGGCGGACGCCCCGCCGCCTAG
- a CDS encoding MarC family protein: MFDVAVFGSLFLTLFVIMDPPGITPIFLGLTAGRPAKVQQRMAFQAVCVAFGVISVFGLVGHQILDYLHVSVPALMIAGGLLLLLIALDLLTGKTDEPKQTKDVNVALVPLGMPLLAGPGAIVSVILAVQDADSVGTQISVWAAIVAMHVVLWLVMRYSLLIIRVIKDGGVVLVTRLAGMMLSAIAVQQIINGVTQVINGA, encoded by the coding sequence GTGTTCGACGTCGCCGTTTTCGGATCCCTCTTTCTCACGCTTTTCGTGATTATGGACCCCCCTGGAATCACCCCGATCTTCCTCGGGCTCACCGCGGGCCGCCCCGCCAAGGTGCAGCAGCGGATGGCCTTCCAGGCCGTGTGCGTCGCCTTCGGCGTCATCTCGGTCTTCGGCCTCGTGGGCCACCAGATCCTCGACTACCTGCATGTCTCCGTCCCCGCGCTGATGATCGCGGGCGGTCTGCTGCTGCTCCTCATCGCGCTCGACCTGCTCACCGGCAAGACCGACGAGCCGAAGCAGACCAAGGACGTCAACGTCGCGCTGGTCCCGCTCGGCATGCCGTTGCTCGCGGGCCCCGGCGCGATCGTCTCCGTCATCCTGGCCGTCCAGGACGCCGACAGCGTCGGCACGCAGATCTCCGTCTGGGCGGCGATCGTGGCCATGCACGTGGTGCTGTGGCTCGTGATGCGGTACTCGCTGCTGATCATCCGCGTCATCAAGGACGGCGGCGTGGTGCTCGTGACGCGCCTCGCGGGCATGATGCTGTCCGCCATCGCCGTGCAGCAGATCATCAACGGCGTGACGCAGGTGATCAACGGGGCTTGA
- a CDS encoding NYN domain-containing protein, translating to MNDADPSAADISAQLERTNGLLERVLAEVARTPSTHAIFVDAGYLYAAAGRLATGTEDRRAFDLDAEGLIEALIDKARTIFADSRLLRVYWYDGARRRIHTTEQQSIAELPDVKVRLGNLNANNQQKGVDSLIRSDLESLARHRAISDAALIGGDEDLVSAVEAAQGYGARVHLWGIEAPDGRNQAEALLWEVDSQRTFDLDFFKPYVARRTLATYETATAAHRPSRDDVRFVGAQIAAKWLGARGREALVGLLPGHPYLPGSVDQDLLVEAERLLQYSLRGQSDLRRALRDGFWEHLQAQY from the coding sequence ATGAACGACGCCGACCCCAGTGCAGCCGACATCAGCGCCCAGCTGGAGCGCACCAACGGACTGCTCGAGCGCGTCCTCGCCGAGGTGGCGAGGACGCCCTCCACACACGCGATCTTCGTGGACGCCGGGTACCTGTACGCCGCGGCGGGCCGCCTCGCCACGGGGACCGAGGACCGGCGCGCCTTCGACCTCGACGCGGAGGGCCTCATCGAGGCACTCATCGACAAGGCGCGCACGATCTTCGCGGACAGCCGGCTGCTGCGCGTCTACTGGTACGACGGTGCCAGGCGCCGCATCCACACCACCGAGCAGCAGTCGATCGCCGAGCTCCCCGACGTCAAGGTCAGGCTCGGCAACCTCAACGCCAACAACCAGCAGAAGGGCGTCGACTCCCTGATCCGCAGCGACCTGGAGTCACTCGCCAGGCACCGCGCCATCAGCGACGCGGCGCTCATCGGCGGCGACGAGGACCTCGTCTCGGCCGTCGAGGCGGCACAGGGGTACGGCGCGCGAGTCCACCTGTGGGGCATCGAGGCCCCCGACGGACGCAACCAGGCGGAGGCGCTGCTCTGGGAGGTCGACAGCCAGCGCACGTTCGACCTGGACTTCTTCAAGCCGTACGTGGCGCGGCGCACCCTCGCGACGTACGAGACGGCCACGGCCGCGCACCGCCCCTCCCGCGACGACGTCCGCTTCGTCGGCGCGCAGATCGCCGCGAAGTGGCTCGGGGCGCGGGGCCGCGAGGCTCTGGTGGGCCTGCTGCCCGGGCACCCTTACCTGCCCGGCTCCGTGGACCAGGACCTGCTGGTCGAGGCGGAGCGGCTGCTCCAGTACTCGCTGCGCGGGCAGTCCGATCTGCGGAGGGCGCTGCGGGACGGGTTCTGGGAGCACTTGCAGGCGCAGTACTGA
- a CDS encoding alpha/beta fold hydrolase — MSRPPTFVPPPCASARTLRTTRGDFAVLDAVPAAGVLRRGTVLLLPGFTGSKEDFIALLEPLAAAGYRAVTVDGRGQYETPGPDDVSAYAQEELARDVLAQAAALSENTGGNSPATGKNAPAPLHLLGHSLGGQIARAAVLLDPGPFASLTLMSSGPAAIVPVQQTRARMLADALATLSMAEVWQAMRAMEPPPPQEAETGADVEGDADGSEALRARWLLHSPAQLIATGRQLSTEPDRVAELAALPLPKHVISGERDDTWPVPLLDDMARRLDAHRTVIHGAEHSPNTDRPAETAAALIGFWRPTA; from the coding sequence ATGAGCAGGCCGCCGACCTTCGTCCCGCCCCCCTGCGCGAGTGCGCGGACCCTCCGCACCACGCGGGGTGACTTCGCCGTTCTCGACGCCGTTCCGGCGGCAGGTGTCCTGCGACGGGGGACCGTACTTCTCCTCCCCGGATTCACCGGCAGCAAGGAGGACTTCATCGCCCTCCTGGAGCCGCTCGCCGCCGCCGGCTACCGCGCGGTGACCGTGGACGGGCGCGGACAGTACGAGACGCCCGGCCCGGACGACGTGTCGGCGTACGCCCAGGAGGAGCTGGCCCGCGACGTACTGGCACAGGCCGCCGCCCTGTCCGAGAACACGGGTGGGAACTCCCCCGCCACGGGTAAGAACGCGCCCGCCCCCCTCCACCTCCTCGGCCACTCCCTGGGCGGCCAGATCGCCCGCGCCGCCGTCCTGCTCGACCCCGGCCCCTTCGCCAGCCTCACCCTGATGTCGTCGGGCCCCGCCGCGATCGTCCCCGTCCAGCAGACCCGTGCCAGGATGCTGGCGGACGCCCTCGCGACGCTGTCCATGGCCGAGGTGTGGCAGGCGATGCGGGCCATGGAGCCGCCGCCCCCGCAGGAGGCGGAGACGGGCGCGGACGTCGAGGGGGACGCGGACGGCAGCGAGGCGTTGCGTGCCCGTTGGCTGCTGCACAGTCCGGCCCAGCTCATCGCCACCGGCAGGCAGCTCTCCACGGAACCGGACCGCGTGGCCGAGCTCGCCGCGCTGCCGCTGCCCAAGCACGTGATCTCGGGCGAGCGCGACGACACGTGGCCCGTGCCGCTCCTGGACGACATGGCCCGCCGTCTGGACGCCCACCGCACGGTGATCCACGGCGCCGAGCACTCCCCCAACACCGACCGCCCCGCGGAGACGGCCGCGGCACTGATCGGCTTCTGGCGCCCGACGGCGTAA